The stretch of DNA TAATCTAACCGAGCGGCAGCGTGAGCAGTTTGCGGCTCTCGATGGGCTTTACCGCGACTGGAACGCTAAAATCAACGTGATTTCGCGGCAGGACATCGATGCGTTATACGAAAAGCATATAGTGCACTCGCTCGGTATCGCGAAGGTGGTTGCATTCAAGCCTGGCACCGAAGTGCTCGATGTTGGTACAGGGGGCGGGTTTCCAGGCATTCCGCTGGCGATTCTATTTCCACTGGTCGATTTTCATCTGGTCGATAGCATCGGTAAGAAAATAAAGGTAGTGCAGGAAGTGTCCGATGCACTCGGTCTGACCAACGTAAAGGCCGAACAGGCCCGCGTAGAACAACTTGATACCACCTACGATTTTGTGGTAAGCCGGGCTGTTACGCGCCTGAAGCCGTTTCTGGGCTGGGTGCGGTATAAGATTCTGAAAAATGGCAACAACGACCGGCGGAACGGGGTTTTATACCTGAAAGGGGGCGATTTAGCTGAAGAACTCGCCGAAATACCCGACCGTTACCGGGTTTTCGAGCTTTCTGACTACTTTAGCGAACCGTTTTTCGAGACTAAAAAAGTGATTTACATACCAAAAAAGTGAACTGTGATTCGTGGGATTAGGCTGACTGACTTTGATTACTTCGCCTTCGGCGATGAATTGAAAATAATCAGAGTCAGTCAGCCTAATCCCACGAATCACAGTTCGAGACACATATGAACGAGCGTTTTTCTTCCAGCAGTTTCAAGGACCCCATCCGGCGTGATGTGATTGAGTTTAACGACAAGGGTGTTACGTTCCGCGTCAAAAAGCTCATTGGCGGTACCGACAACTTCGTGTTCTACTCCGACATTTCGGGCGTAGAAATCGACAATGGTATATTCTTTTCAACGATCCGCATCATTCCGCGTGCCCGGCCCGAAATTATCATCCAAAACTTCACCAAGGGCGATGCTCGCCGGGTAAAGGAACTGATTCTGCAAAACGTACCGAGCAACCGCCCCGACGCATTCGGTGGCCCTACCAACGGCAA from Spirosoma montaniterrae encodes:
- the rsmG gene encoding 16S rRNA (guanine(527)-N(7))-methyltransferase RsmG translates to MELILKYFPNLTERQREQFAALDGLYRDWNAKINVISRQDIDALYEKHIVHSLGIAKVVAFKPGTEVLDVGTGGGFPGIPLAILFPLVDFHLVDSIGKKIKVVQEVSDALGLTNVKAEQARVEQLDTTYDFVVSRAVTRLKPFLGWVRYKILKNGNNDRRNGVLYLKGGDLAEELAEIPDRYRVFELSDYFSEPFFETKKVIYIPKK